A stretch of the Thalassotalea euphylliae genome encodes the following:
- a CDS encoding response regulator transcription factor, producing the protein MTAILVIEDDIDISQGIAEYLSVKGYELDFAYNGRQALHLIESNHYDLILLDLNLPYVDGLDVCRSLLTEHLTAVPVIIMSARSKETDILKGFDSGAWDYLAKPFSFAELSARIAVCLAKAAHAPQKLSVIEKAGVTLTFDDMTLSVAGHCTQLHQVSFEFVKLLMEQYPSAVKTSAIHRSLWGEETPDSDPLRAHVYKMRKQFKSELGQEFITTVRGVGYKFDIDESAIG; encoded by the coding sequence ATGACGGCAATACTAGTAATCGAAGATGATATTGATATTTCTCAGGGGATAGCTGAGTACCTATCGGTTAAAGGGTACGAGCTCGATTTCGCTTACAATGGAAGACAAGCTCTACACCTTATTGAAAGCAATCATTACGACCTTATTCTGCTTGATTTAAATTTGCCCTATGTGGACGGTTTAGATGTTTGCCGTTCACTATTAACTGAACACTTAACCGCGGTACCTGTGATTATTATGTCGGCGCGCTCAAAAGAAACTGACATCTTGAAGGGCTTTGACTCAGGGGCATGGGATTATTTAGCTAAGCCCTTTTCCTTTGCTGAATTATCGGCGCGTATTGCCGTTTGTTTGGCAAAGGCGGCACATGCGCCCCAAAAGCTATCTGTTATCGAAAAAGCAGGCGTGACGCTAACATTTGATGACATGACGTTGTCAGTGGCAGGGCACTGCACACAACTACATCAGGTTAGCTTTGAGTTTGTAAAATTGCTGATGGAGCAGTATCCGTCGGCGGTAAAAACGTCTGCTATTCATCGTTCCTTGTGGGGGGAAGAAACCCCTGACAGTGATCCACTGCGAGCACATGTCTATAAAATGCGAAAACAATTTAAAAGTGAGCTTGGCCAAGAATTTATCACCACAGTACGCGGAGTGGGATATAAATTTGACATAGACGAGAGCGCAATAGGGTAG
- a CDS encoding serine hydrolase domain-containing protein, which translates to MLSKKLKKALLVGCAVCSVFSLGTTSVYADQNNVSGVGDFEQKLNALLAEHQLPGVVLHIEHQDKLVLHRAYGKVNINDDRNIAKDDIFRIYSMSKPLAAVALLQLVDKGLVSLEADIRDYLPAFEPFEYQGQRQRVTVHQLLSHTAGFGYGGGIKNWVDFRYLIANPLSRRNDLSDLVNDLSGIDLKFIPGSKFEYSIASDIQGAIIEAVTNKPLEEYFQHNLFEPLKMIDTGFYVPQADHRRLVDMYEYDAGTFEKAYTFNKDNILFVEKAQDSEFLTKPRLISAGGGLVSTAQDFANFADMLANGGVFEGQRILSEELISRMVSSHIQGLDKHFLPRVYHGAGFGYGIGVKEVAGDSRAQGSFFWSGLGGTVFWVDPINELQVVVMFQVEDGWVGMEKWMIEHVYPLISSLADAKKKS; encoded by the coding sequence ATGTTGTCGAAAAAGTTAAAGAAAGCGCTATTAGTTGGCTGCGCGGTATGCTCAGTATTTTCGTTAGGCACGACTTCTGTGTACGCAGATCAAAATAATGTGTCTGGTGTTGGTGATTTTGAGCAAAAATTAAATGCTCTGTTAGCCGAGCATCAGCTACCTGGGGTTGTGCTGCATATTGAGCATCAAGATAAACTCGTCTTACATCGCGCCTATGGCAAAGTGAACATCAATGATGATCGAAACATTGCTAAAGACGATATTTTTAGAATTTATTCTATGTCTAAGCCATTAGCTGCAGTAGCGCTATTGCAACTAGTTGATAAAGGACTTGTTAGCTTAGAGGCAGATATTCGAGACTACCTACCCGCATTTGAACCATTTGAGTATCAAGGCCAACGCCAAAGAGTCACGGTACATCAATTACTCAGCCATACTGCGGGGTTTGGCTATGGCGGCGGTATTAAAAATTGGGTGGATTTTCGCTATCTTATCGCCAATCCCTTGTCGAGGCGCAATGACTTATCTGACTTGGTCAATGACCTATCAGGAATCGATTTGAAGTTCATACCAGGCAGTAAATTTGAATACAGTATCGCGAGCGATATTCAAGGTGCCATCATTGAAGCGGTCACCAATAAGCCACTCGAGGAATATTTCCAACATAACCTGTTTGAACCGTTAAAAATGATAGATACGGGATTCTATGTACCACAAGCAGATCATCGTCGTTTGGTTGACATGTATGAGTATGATGCTGGTACCTTTGAAAAGGCCTATACCTTCAACAAAGACAACATTCTGTTTGTTGAAAAGGCCCAAGATTCTGAATTCTTAACTAAACCAAGATTAATTTCAGCAGGTGGGGGGCTAGTATCAACCGCGCAAGATTTTGCTAATTTCGCAGACATGTTAGCAAATGGGGGCGTGTTCGAAGGGCAGAGAATACTGTCAGAAGAATTAATTTCTCGCATGGTTAGCTCTCACATCCAAGGCTTAGACAAACACTTTTTGCCGCGCGTATACCATGGTGCTGGTTTTGGCTACGGTATTGGTGTAAAAGAGGTGGCTGGTGACAGCCGAGCGCAAGGCAGTTTCTTTTGGTCGGGGCTTGGCGGCACGGTATTCTGGGTTGACCCAATAAATGAATTGCAAGTTGTCGTGATGTTTCAGGTTGAGGACGGCTGGGTTGGCATGGAAAAATGGATGATAGAGCACGTATATCCATTGATTAGCTCATTGGCTGATGCAAAAAAGAAAAGTTAA
- the nhaB gene encoding sodium/proton antiporter NhaB: MQQSVMSAFFKNFLGNSPEWYKYAIIAFLVINPILFFYVSPYVAGWALVLEFIFTLAMALKCYPLQPGGLLAIEAVVIGMTSPEQVLHELIVNIEVLLLLIFMVAGIYFMKNLLLFLFTKIITTVRSKTMVSLLFCFSSAFLSAFLDALTVIAVIISVAVGFYSVYHKVASGKEIAHDHDHTHDGDVHDVSRNDLEDFRAYLRNLLMHAGVGTALGGVCTIVGEPQNLIIGQQANWEFVEFAIRMSPVTAPVFIAGMLTCVLLEKVKWFGYGAHLPESVRAILQDFDAEESRKRTTRDKVKLVMQGIVGVWLIIALALHLAAVGLIGLSVIIFATVFTGVNEEHQIGHAFEEALPFTALLAVFFAVVAVIIDQQLFTPVIDWVLTFEGNMQLVMFYLANGFLSMVSDNVFVGTVYITEVKKALLAGHITRDQFDMLAVAINTGTNLPSVATPNGQAAFLFLLTSALAPLIRLSYGRMVVMALPYTLVLTTVGLITISSGFLESKTQDFYDAGIIHHHKASEAQAPSGH, translated from the coding sequence ATGCAGCAGTCAGTTATGAGTGCGTTTTTCAAAAACTTCCTCGGTAATTCGCCGGAGTGGTACAAATACGCCATTATTGCTTTCTTAGTTATTAATCCCATCTTATTTTTCTACGTTAGCCCTTATGTTGCCGGTTGGGCACTTGTTCTAGAGTTTATTTTCACCTTAGCAATGGCACTAAAGTGTTACCCACTGCAACCAGGCGGCCTACTCGCTATCGAAGCGGTAGTTATTGGCATGACCTCGCCAGAGCAAGTACTCCACGAACTTATTGTCAATATTGAAGTACTGCTGCTACTGATCTTTATGGTTGCAGGCATCTACTTTATGAAGAACCTGTTACTGTTTTTATTCACTAAAATCATTACGACAGTGCGCTCAAAAACGATGGTGTCTTTACTATTCTGCTTTTCTAGCGCCTTCTTATCTGCTTTCTTAGATGCGTTAACGGTTATTGCGGTAATCATCAGTGTCGCGGTTGGCTTTTACTCGGTTTATCACAAAGTTGCCTCAGGTAAAGAAATTGCACACGACCATGACCACACCCATGATGGTGATGTACATGACGTGTCACGCAACGACTTAGAAGACTTCCGCGCTTACTTGCGTAACTTGCTTATGCACGCTGGTGTCGGTACCGCTCTAGGCGGTGTTTGTACCATCGTTGGTGAACCACAAAACCTAATTATTGGTCAACAAGCTAACTGGGAATTCGTTGAGTTCGCTATTCGTATGTCACCTGTTACTGCGCCTGTATTTATTGCTGGTATGCTCACTTGTGTGTTACTCGAAAAAGTAAAATGGTTTGGTTACGGCGCGCATTTACCAGAGAGCGTGCGTGCTATTTTGCAAGATTTCGATGCTGAGGAATCAAGAAAGCGTACAACTCGCGATAAAGTAAAACTAGTGATGCAAGGTATCGTCGGTGTTTGGTTAATTATAGCATTAGCACTTCACCTTGCGGCCGTTGGCCTGATCGGCTTAAGCGTTATTATTTTCGCAACAGTATTTACTGGGGTAAACGAAGAGCATCAAATTGGCCATGCATTTGAAGAGGCATTGCCATTTACTGCACTACTGGCCGTATTTTTTGCCGTGGTTGCAGTAATCATTGACCAGCAATTATTCACGCCAGTTATTGATTGGGTGCTAACCTTTGAAGGGAATATGCAGCTAGTGATGTTCTACCTAGCAAATGGTTTCTTATCAATGGTTTCTGACAATGTATTCGTTGGCACGGTTTACATTACCGAAGTTAAGAAAGCCTTGTTAGCGGGCCACATTACGCGCGATCAATTCGACATGTTAGCAGTTGCCATCAACACGGGAACCAACTTACCAAGTGTTGCAACACCAAATGGTCAAGCAGCGTTCTTATTCTTGTTAACTTCAGCTTTGGCGCCGCTGATTCGCTTATCATATGGTCGTATGGTGGTCATGGCTCTGCCATACACCTTAGTGTTAACAACGGTTGGCCTAATTACCATTTCTAGTGGTTTCTTAGAGTCAAAAACACAAGACTTCTACGATGCTGGTATTATCCATCATCATAAAGCTTCGGAAGCGCAGGCTCCTAGCGGACACTAG
- a CDS encoding AMP-binding protein yields MSQDNSNNTAQSTVTSPISMLYHWESEHPDMLYMTQPVNGEYIEFTWKEAITQARKVAAALRASNYPKGSRIAILSKNCAHWIIADMGIAMAGHVSVPIFSTAGKDTIHYVLEHAECQMIFVGKLDDPKASISYLPDNVKQVAFPYEGADVPISWEEFTNVDPIADSPVPDMDDVFSIIYTSGSTGQPKGVVHTYRTLSWAASNSIHVLGVSTEDRVMSYLPLAHITERALIQLSGYYSGIKLYFVESLDTFTRDVKNCDPTLFVSVPRLWTKFQMGILSKVPQKKLNFLLALPIIGKKVASKIRKQLGLDSARHYASGSAPLAPATIKWFGKIGIDICEAWGMTENAAYGTSCIPFREEKVGSIGKAYDGVDMRIAEDGEIQLKAPCNMIGYYKDQEKTSDVFTNDGYLRTGDKGVVDSDGYYRITGRLKDIFKTAKGKYVTPAPIEAKIMENSNVEQVCVTGTNLAQPIGLLVLSEDAKKESKADNEASLLDTLNSINQTLESHQRLDRLVVFNEEWSIDNDLLTPTLKVKRHSIEEKFADIIAHAHSDKIVWTN; encoded by the coding sequence ATGTCACAAGATAATTCTAACAATACCGCGCAAAGCACTGTTACTTCACCTATATCGATGCTTTATCATTGGGAAAGCGAGCATCCTGATATGCTTTATATGACCCAGCCAGTTAATGGCGAATACATCGAGTTCACTTGGAAAGAAGCCATCACACAAGCACGAAAAGTCGCTGCTGCATTACGCGCCAGTAACTACCCTAAAGGCAGCCGCATTGCTATTCTTTCTAAAAACTGTGCACATTGGATCATTGCTGATATGGGGATAGCGATGGCAGGTCATGTGTCGGTACCAATTTTTTCAACCGCAGGCAAAGACACAATACATTACGTATTAGAACATGCGGAATGCCAAATGATTTTTGTTGGCAAACTGGATGACCCGAAAGCATCAATTAGTTACCTTCCTGACAACGTCAAACAAGTTGCTTTTCCTTATGAAGGCGCAGATGTGCCAATTTCCTGGGAAGAATTCACTAATGTTGACCCTATAGCTGACAGCCCAGTGCCTGATATGGATGATGTTTTCAGTATTATTTACACTTCTGGTAGTACTGGGCAACCCAAAGGTGTTGTTCACACTTATCGAACTTTAAGCTGGGCAGCCAGTAACTCAATCCATGTGCTGGGTGTGAGTACCGAAGATCGCGTCATGAGCTACCTACCACTAGCACACATCACCGAAAGAGCCTTGATACAGCTCTCTGGGTATTACTCAGGTATAAAGTTGTACTTCGTTGAATCGCTCGATACTTTTACGCGCGATGTAAAAAATTGCGACCCAACGCTGTTTGTCTCAGTACCGCGCTTGTGGACAAAATTTCAAATGGGAATTTTGTCTAAAGTTCCACAGAAAAAGCTCAACTTTTTACTAGCCTTACCTATTATTGGCAAAAAAGTCGCGTCAAAAATAAGAAAGCAATTGGGGTTAGACTCCGCAAGACACTATGCCTCTGGCTCGGCACCTTTAGCACCAGCTACAATAAAGTGGTTTGGAAAAATCGGCATTGATATTTGTGAAGCATGGGGCATGACAGAGAACGCAGCCTATGGCACGAGTTGTATACCGTTTAGAGAAGAAAAAGTCGGCTCAATAGGCAAAGCCTATGACGGTGTAGACATGCGTATTGCCGAAGATGGTGAAATTCAATTGAAAGCCCCTTGCAACATGATTGGCTACTACAAGGATCAAGAAAAAACCTCTGACGTATTTACCAATGATGGCTACCTAAGAACTGGTGATAAAGGCGTTGTTGACAGTGATGGCTATTACCGCATCACAGGTCGATTAAAAGATATATTCAAAACCGCTAAAGGCAAATATGTCACACCCGCGCCCATCGAAGCGAAAATTATGGAAAACTCCAATGTTGAGCAAGTGTGTGTAACTGGCACCAACTTAGCCCAACCAATTGGCTTACTTGTCTTGTCTGAAGATGCAAAAAAAGAAAGCAAGGCGGATAACGAGGCAAGCTTGCTTGACACCTTAAACAGCATCAATCAAACGCTAGAAAGCCATCAACGACTTGATCGCTTAGTAGTGTTTAACGAAGAGTGGTCAATTGACAATGACCTGCTGACACCAACATTAAAAGTTAAAAGGCACTCAATAGAAGAGAAATTCGCCGATATTATCGCTCACGCCCACAGCGATAAAATTGTTTGGACGAATTAA